GCCTGGGTTCCCAACACACTCTACCCTGCATCCAGATGGCCCCTTGCAAGGCTGGCGGGAATGCCTATACTCGGTTCATAAGggatttttattccatttaaaaaaaaatatctaaaataatttaggattatgtttttctaattttgttgtgGATTTATGTTGGGGAAAAGTATTCGATTTTTCATATAtagaattcttaaaattttatttaatttaaataatttatgtgcattggtgtgagggtgtcagattttggagttacagacagttgtaagctgccatgtgagtgctgggaattgaactcaggtcctttggaagtgcaggcaatgttcttaaccactgagccatctctccagcccccccccccccgcccatatATAGAATTCTTAAATTCTTCCTTGTGGAAATAATTCTTGTTTGGCCTCAATACTTTTGCAACACAACCCTAAACAGTTGCTTTGTTAAACTTCGTGTGTAAGCTGCTTGCATCTCTTTGAATGGGTACTTTTGGATTCTCTTCACACATTCTCTTAAGTCCGTGGCTCAGGTGACAGTGTGCCTTGGTAGGAAACGTCGCTACTGTGTCATggacttctccttttccttctgtctacTTCTGCAGTTTCTGGATGGTGTAAGGGCCTGTGGTTTGGGGCAGTGCTCTTTTTGCATCATTTTTTGTTCCTGGGAAAACAGGAGGACAATGATAGGATATTGTGGTTGCTATGGTAGCCCATGTAAAACTTGGGCACATACTGTATATCACCAAGGGCTTGGCCAGGGTAACGTTTTCACACTTCAAAAGCAAGTTACTCATCTCACTTACAAAGACAAGTCAGAAGGCCTTTTGCGTCTGTAGCTCCTGTGCTGCTCCTGTGCTGTTACCTGGTGGTGCTGGACGTCATGATTGTGCCCTACAAATTTCTCTCCAGTGGGAGTGTGTTTTGCTGGCAAAGTACTGTGTCGTCAGGGCAGAAACTGGACAGTGTATTCTCTTTCTGAGGAACCCACGAATTGTTGGGGACATTAAGGTAAATGTCctggctgtgtcctcagtgtCTGCATCGCCCAGCCTGGTCTTCGTTGGCCAGCATGGTGTACATTGGCCAGCATGGTTGTGGGCTTCTTTGTGCTAATTTCCCTTAGACCTATATGGCATAGATGTGGTTTATGACTGTTCTGTTAGGTGAAGGCACCAGCTTTTAGAGGTAGCCATCTGTAGAGTCAGTGTAcaaggtgaggtgggggtgggggtctcgATATGCTACTTAATATGATAGCCTCAGGAGTTCTCTTTCCTCTACACAGCAACTGTTAAGTCACATAGAAACAGTAGGTGCTGGTGAGCAGCTGGAGGGTGGGTTTGCAAAGAATAGGAGATCTCCAGGCTGACCGGAGAGGTTCTTCAGCAGTGGCGCTTTAAGTGGAAAGGTGTCTAGGACAGGCGTCCCCTGACGGTGGGCCCAACCTTCAAGAGTTGAATATAGTCTGGGGACAGGCGGAGCCTGAGGCTGCCGAGTGAGAAGGTTAGTGCAGCAGCCAGGCAGACAAAAGCACCACCTCTGACCTCTAGAGTATACCTGAGCACTGACCCTGAGTGGACCTGAAAAGGGTTATGTAACCACCTCAGACAGCCTTTAGACACTTTAAAGGTTTCCAGAACCCTTCCTCCTTCTGGAACCGGTTCCCCTGGTAGTTCAGTCTGACCCCACAGAATGGGGTTACGGGGAGAGGGGGTGTTCAGCTATGGTTCCCGCTGCCATGGTAGAGGACAGTGAGGTAAAAAGgttgaggaaggaagggcttatttgctTGCCAATTTGGGGAGCGTGATGAAGACGTGAACATTCTTGCtaagctcagttttgttttgtttttttttcctttttaagctcAGAAAATGGTGCCACTGGATTTTAgggtgggccttcccacatcagttaacaTAGTCAGGAtaactccccccccaccccccgaggtGTGTCTGGAGGCTGGTCTCCTAGGTGATTGAAttctgtgtcaggttgacaacgGTGCCATCATACACTGTGTGCTGCCACGCTGGATTCtgtacatctttttttctttttttggataaGCAAAAGTaccactttttcttttgaggggagtgtgtggtgtgtttaagtacgtgtgtgtgtgtgtgtgtgtgtgtgtgtgtgtgtgtgtacacgtgtgtgtgtgcgcctgtccatgcatgcacacaggtcaGAGGTCTACCTCCTGAGTGTCTTCCTTGATCGGTCTCCATCTTactctttgagacaggttctctcactgaatccAGGCCTTCCCATGTTGACTAGACTGGCCCCCCAGTGAGTCCGTAGGactcatctgtctctgcttcctagtgctgcggttacaggcatatgctctcatgctcagctttttatgtgggtgttgggagtctgaactcaggtcttcatgctgtgCAGCAAGAACTTTACTCACggaaccatctccacagccccccAAAGTcccattttaaaaacagtaactttaataataaaaaaaaaaatgactacacaaagcttttcattttataaCGGATGTGACAAGGCTATGCCCAGGGCCCCCTGGTGCCTCTCAACCAAGCCCTTTTTAGGCATCACCCTTAAAAGGATCTGAAGTCTGAGGAGTTTGGGTAGGCTTTCAGAAAGGAGATTCCTTTCCACATGACAcctatttctcttctttccttaccTCCCGCCCCATTGGATCTGCCTTTCAGGGTGAGCgaggaggaaggagctgtgtCCTCCTATCTTGTATTGAATAACTCTTAGGTTCCTCAGCCCATTTTGTTCCTAGGAAATACTGCCCCTCTGACTGTTCATTCCTTGGTTACCATCTTATTCACCCATTTAGCGTCTCGTTAGTATCTGTCCCTGTGTTGAGAAAAGGCACTGGGCAAAAGGGAGAGGTGAGAAAGTGAGGGAAATGGATCTGAGTGGTCTGCCCTCCTGTGGTCGGTCATTGTCATCATTCCAAACGATCACAGAGATACCCAGGGTCTTCTTCAGGACAGAGCTTGGCTGGTACAGGAACTGGGTCTTGGAGTCTGAGGGGTCATTGATGGGATGTAAAATCTAGGGTCTCAGGAACTGAGAGACCTCGGGGTGGGTTAGGGTGTATCGGCCCTGCTAGTGCCTTGATGCTGGCATTGGTGGGTGTGGTAGTGAGGCCAAGGCGGCCCTGGGGCTGACGTGGCACCTCTTTGGTTGTGCAGAGAAGTTGGATGAGATCCTGGCAGTTGCTGCGGAGCCGACACTGAGGCCAGACATTGCAGATGCTGACTCCAGGGCAGCCACGGTCAAGCAGCGGCCGACCAGCCGGAGGATTACCCCTGCCGAGATCAGCGTAAGCCAGCCTTGGGCCAGGGCTCTGGGATGGTCAGGTCCGGGCCTGGGGATCAGAGGGTCATGCGCCTCTCTTTTGAGGTAAGAGTTCTTTATTTGGATCCTTTCTCCAGAGGAGGGGGAGCTCTCCGTGGCCTCCCTGGGAGACATTTGGGAACCATCTCAGCCCGTAGAACGGCCGCAGTTCAGCTCCCTTCTATGGTTGCAGCTTTTAGTGTCTCTGACCTTAGTCAGATTCTGTGTTCCTCTGGGACTACAAGGATCCATAAGTTGGCTGAGCTTATGGTACAGCGCACCTCGGTTCAGAAGGCATTCATAACCCACTGGGCACCCCTggattctttctccctctcttttcagACTATGCCCAGGGTCTGTGCTTACTTTTTATTCTGTGTTCATTTCACTACCCATACAGTGCAGGCCCCAACTTGAGCACGGGGTACCAGTGCCTTTGGGGTGTCCTGGTCTAGCTTAGGATGGGTGGGGCTGGATGGAGAACTGGGTGCTCCAGAGCCCTGGAACTTCCATGTTCCTCCCTGACCCCCACAGTCATTGTTTGAGCGCCAGGGCCTCCCGGGCCCAGAGAAGCTGCCGGGCTCTCTGCGGAAGGGGATTCCACGGACCAAATCTGTAGGTATGGCTGGGCTGAGGGACCGCTTGGGGTTAGGGATggctgggctggggtgggtggattCAGGGTTGCAGGACCCCAACTCTCTCTGCCGAAGTTCAAGGACACCATTTTGTTTATGGGTCCAAGTCTGCTCTTCTACCCAGAGATGTGCCGTGGGAAGACACCTTTGAaattcttttcccagtctgccaCTCTCCCACCCATGGATACCCCTTAGTCCTTTTCTGCCCGTCCGTCACTTCTGCCTTGCACAGATAACAATTGTCACCAGCACAGCTCGCTCCCGTCTTGTTGGCCAGAGTGCAGGTCTAGTCTCTCAGCCTAAAATTAGTCTCTCCTTGAACCTGCTCCATCACTCCAGGTAGCATCCTCTCCCCGTCTCTTCATGGTCAGATCCGAAAGGTCACCCGAGATCGCTCTCACCCCCATATGCTCATGAATTTGAAGTAGCTGGGTCTCTCTATAGCCAGAGTGAAGCTGCTCCCGCTAGGGTCAGCAGTAGCCTCAGGGAATTTCCCCCTGGCAGACACTACTGGCCTTTCTCTTCACTGGCCCCAGTTGGCATTtgattgtttgttctttgttttttgctagTATCTTGGGGGTGAGTTTcttgctttctcctcctttcttggcTGCGTTCGTTCAGCCTATCCAAATGTAGGTCAACTCAAGGCTGCGTCCTCggcctcctttccttctccactGTCACACAGTGGAGGTTTGTCTTTCCCCGGCTGCCACTGTACTCCACACTTGGTTATCTGTTCTGATCTCTAACAAGCCCTGTCTACTTGGTGTTTTCCAGGCATTTAGTCTTCTTGACATATTGACCCATGTGTCCGTCCGCTTGTCCACATAGCCCCTCCCCATCTTTCCCACATTAGAGTACACTCCTGCTCAGCCCAGTTACAGGCTAGTCTTGAGGTGCTTGTATGCACACTGGGTCATTTAATATCTACGGCAACCATATTGGGAGAGGGGACAATCAGTTATTCTACTTGAGGGTTAAAATGGCTTTCCCAGCATCACACAGCTGCCCTGCTTATACTAACTCCTATTCATTTTTAAGCCAAACCAGCTAGCCAAACTCTGATTGTGCTTGTTACCCATCCTGGGATTCCTGCTTACTATAAGCTGGGCCTGGGTCTCAGTTAGAAGGTGACATGTCTACAGTTACAATGTGGGTGTCAAGGTATACATATAAATGGAGACTGGTCCAGACACCACGCAGGAACATTAGCATTTACACTTAGAATAATGGGGCAAGCAGAAGTTTCCTGGGGATTGTAGGGCAAATGCCGCACAGAGGCCAGTGTGTGTAAAAAGCACAGGCGTGTATATGGGAGGGCTCTTCATGGGCTGACAGTGAGGATTTCtctaagtgggggagggggcggtggtGGAGAAGGGCAGCTAGTTAGAATGCAGTTCTAACTGCTTTCGGCTCTCCCGAGCACTCCAGGCAACCCCCCTGGCACCTTTATTTTCTGCCTCACCTGCCTTGTAACTGTTTAGCGCAGGCTTGTCCTGCACCTGGCCCGCACCTAGCCCCTACCTCTGGCAAAGGAAGCTTTCTGTAGCATGTTTACCCCTCGATATCCCTCCAGCTGGTGCTGTGTGGGCTCCTGTTTGTCACAGGGTCCCCAGAGCAACAGCCCTGTCCTGCTTCATCTGGGGTGTCTGTTGCTGCCTTTCTGCGACATGAGCCTTCCCACACTTACTCTGATCTGTCTGCCCTCGCTCTTCCTGGATGGTCTTTCCCTAGGGCTGACTGCTAGAGCCTGTAGCCCCAGACATCGTTGTGTGGGCCTCAGGCTCCCCGGCAAGCATGCCAGCTCCTCCCTTCTGGATGCAGCTGACCAGTGGGCTAGCAGGTACCCAGCCTCAGTTCCTCCCAGTTGTCAGCCAGAGCGTTGGCTGAGTTGTCAGGCTCCTTGGCCTCCCACCTCAGGTTCCGGCTGTATGTCCCTGGGCATGGGAGACAACTAACTCTTGGCACTCCAGAACTTTATAGCTTGTAAACATAGATACAGCCAGTAAGGAGCTCAGGATCCTCTTGGGACATTGCTGCAGCCGTTGTAACAGCCTCTCCATCCACGCTGTTGTTTTGAGCACACATTGAGTACCCAGGAAACAATCCTGCTGCAGACTGGTGGTAGGGAGGGTCTTTCTTTAGTCTGCTGTCAGCACAGACCCCTATTCCGTGCGAGgcaggtgacttttttttttttttttaatctttttaaaaccttCAGGCAGAACCTACCATGCCATTTGTATTAAATTCCACCCCCTCTTTCATTGTCATCCATCATTCCTACCTGCTGTAACCTTGAGGTCTATGTGAGTTCTTCCTACATAGCTCCACCTGGCACACGGGCTTGGGGATGTTCAGGACATGCTTGTGTGCTGTGCAGGAACGGCATCAAGAGGAGGGCCCAAGGTCAGCTAGGCAGACCTTGAGATACCAGGGATGACCTCGGGCATCTTCTTTTGGTGTTGTTACCTGCAGCTGTGAGTTGTAAACTGTAAATAACCCTGTGACAGGGAAAGTAAGGTCCTGTGATGAAGCAGACTCCCAGAGGTGACTTGTATGTAGGAAGCTGGAATTCAAGGCCAAGTTTGCAACAAACCAACCCTGGTTAGTCCTGAGGCAACGGAGCCAGAGACGTAGCGCGCCACTACCAAGCCTGTCTGTCTTCTTAGGTCGGGGTGCCTCGTGCTTCCGAGCCTCACTGTATAGAGCTCTgcgtggggcgggggtggggggattgtcTCTATTGTGTCTGAGATGATACAGGAGGCTTCTGTAAGGATCTAGCCTAGTGACACCTCTAGACGAGAGCATGGGGTTTGTTTTTAGTGACCGACCCCATGAGACATGCCCAGATGGGGCTCACACCTTGCCTTGGGGTAACACAAGATGGGGGTAACGCTGGAGCATGCCCTGGGTGTTTGCCCTTCGATTTCAGCTTAGCGTACCCATCCACTCTTCTTTCCATCGGCCTACTCAGGCTTTCTAGATGTTAGCCTCTGGCGAGGATACCGTCTTCCTAGTATCCGGCAGGCCTGTCCGTGAGTATATCTCCAAGGAACCACTGAGGCTTatttcccagcctcctcctcctctggccgtCGGTGCCAGGTCTTCCAGATGCACGGGTCCATTACTGCTACCCTGTGTTCCTCATTGACTTCTGGCTTTGAGCATATGATAGGAAGTGTCCCTTCTGACCACTTCTCTTCTCATCTCTGGTTGCCATCAGGGTTTCTGTTGACTGCTCCTTGAATGTTTCTGAGTTGCTTTGCTCATCCTTGCGTGGGAAACCCCTAACCAACCCTTAGGTGCTCTCCAACGGCtctagggtggggggggggctaccTATACCCTTCTGGTGTCTTCTCATGGACTGCCCCATACCCACCGGGGTTGAGGAGATCTTGGCCTCAGTCCAGGCAGTCAGAGTTTGGGTCCTGTCCCAGATGCTCTGCTGGAACAGCCCTCTACaccgtgggtgtgtgtgtgggggttccTCCTGGACCCTTCATCAGAGCTTTCCCTGCCTGCACAGGACTTggcatggaagtgtgtgtgtgtgtgtgtgtgtgtgtgtgtgtgtgtgtgtgtgtgtgtgttcccgtCCTGCTTAGAGCACTTGCTCTCTCCCTTGGCCTTTCATGGGTCTGGGTCCCATCTTCCTTGGTGGGGCTGTGGCTACTCTGGGGGGAGGAGGCAAGATAGGACTAGCCATTGGCTCTGGGTCCAGAGAGGCCTTTCAGTGGCCAACGTCCTTGCCAGACTTACCTGGCTCCTCCATCCCCAGGGGAGGATGAGAAGCTGGCATCCCTATTGGAAGGGCGCTTTCCACGCAGCACATCAATGCAGGACACAGCACGTGAAGGCCGTGGCATTCCGCCCCCACCGCAGACcgccccgccacccccacccgcGCCCTACTACTTCGACTCTGGGCCGCCCCCGACCTTCTCACCGCCGCCACCGCCAGGGCGGGCCTATGACACTGTGCGCTCCAGCTTCAAGCCAGGCCTAGAGGCTCGCCTGGGTGCGGGGGCCGCTGGCCTGTATGATTCTGGCACGCCTCTAGGCCCGCTGCCCTACCCAGAGCGTCAGAAGCGCGCGCGCTCCATGATCATCTTGCAAGACTCGGCACCAGAGGTGGGCGATGTTCCCCGGCCTGCACCATCAGCCACACCGCCTGAGCGCCCTAAGCGTCGGCCTCGGCCGTCAGGCCCTGATAGTCCCTATGCCAACCTGGGCGCCTTCAGTGCCAGCCTCTTTGCTCCGTCGAAACCACAGCGCCGCAAGAGCCCGCTGGTGAAGCAGCTTCAGGTGGAGGACGCTCAGGAGCGCGCAGCCCTAGCCGTGGGCAGCCCAGGCCCAGTAGGTGGAAGCTTTGCACGAGAACCGTCCCCGACGCACCGAGGGCCCCGGCCGGGTGGCCTTGACTACGGCTCCGGAGAAGGCCTGGGGCTCACCTTTGGCGGCCCCGGCCCTGGCCCCGGCAAGGAGCGGCGCCTGGAGGAGAGACGCCGGTCTACTGTGTTCCTGTCTGTGGGTGCCATCGAGGGCAGCCCTCCCAGCGCGGATCTGCCATCCCTACAGCCCTCCCGCTCCATTGATGAGCGCCTCCTGGGGACAGGCCCCACCACTGGCCGAGATTTgctgctcccctcccctgtctctgctcTGAAGCCATTGGTCAGTGGCCCCAGCCTTGGGCCCTCAGGCTCCACTTTCATCCACCCTCTCACTGGCAAACCCTTAGATCCTAGCTCACCCTTAGCTCTTGCTCTGGCTGCCCGAGAGCGGGCTCTGGCTTCGCAAACACCTTCCCGGTCCCCTACACCTGTGCACAGCCCTGATGCTGACCGCCCTGGGCCCCTCTTCGTGGATGTGCAAACCAGAGACTCCGAGCGAGGGCCTTTGGCCTCCCCAGCCTTCTCCCCTCGGAGCCCGGCCTGGATTCCAGTGCCTGCTcgtagagaggcagagaagcccCCTCGGGAAGAGCGGAAGTCACCGGAGGACAAGAAATCCATGATCCTCAGCGTCTTGGACACATCCTTGCAGCGGCCAGCTGGCCTCATTGTTGTACATGCCACCAGCAATGGACAGGAGCCCAGCAGGCTGGGAGCTGAAGAGGAGCGCCCCGGTACCCCGGAGCTGGCCCCAGCCCCCATGCAGGCAACAGCTGTGGCGGAGCCCATGCCAAGTCCCCGGGCCCAGCCCCCTGGCAGCATCCCAGCAGATCCCGGGCCAGGCCAAGGCAGCTCAGAGGAAGAGCCAGAGCTGGTATTTGCTGTGAACCTGCCACCTGCTCAGCTGTCCTCCAGCGACGAGGAGACCAGGGAGGAGCTGGCCCGCATTGGGCTAGTGCCACCCCCTGAAGAGTTTGCCAATGGGATCCTGCTGTCCACCCCACCTCCTGGACCGGGCCCCTTGCCCACCACGGTACCCAGCCCGGCCTCAGGGAAGCCCAGCAGCGAGCTGCCCCCTGCCCCTGAGTCTGCAGCTGACTCTGGAGTAGAGGAGGCGGACACTCGAAGCTCCAGCGATCCCCATCTGGAGACCACAAGCACCATTTCCACAGTGTCCAGCATGTCCACTCTGAGCTCGGAGAGTGGGGAACTCACTGACACCCACACCTCCTTTGCCGATGGACACACTTTTCTACTCGAGAAGCCACCAGTGCCTCCCAAGCCCAAGCTCAAGTCCCCGCTGGGGAAGGGGCCGGTGACCTTCAGGGACCCTCTGCTGAAGCAATCCTCGGACAGTGAGCTCATGGCCCAGCAGCACCATGCTGCCTCTACTGGGTTGGCTTCTGCTGTTGGGCCTGCCCGCCCTCGCTACCTCTTCCAGAGAAGGTCCAAGCTATGGGGGGACCCCGTGGAGAGTCGGGGGCTCCCCGGGCCTGAAGATGACAAACCAACTGTGATCAGCGAGCTCAGTTCCCGCCTGCAGCAGCTGAATAAAGACACACGCTCCTTGGGGGAGGAACCAGTTGGTGGCCTGGGCAGCCTGCTGGACCCTGCTAAGAAGTCACCCATTGCAGCAGCTCGGTGAGCAGGGTGATGTGGGGAGGGGCCGGTCCCCCTGTCCTCTGTTCCTTTTGTTCATCTATAGAtttccctctgttcttcctcatTCTGTCCCATCTCTCACCTGTCCATGGCACGGCTCGCCTTTCCCACCTTTTTCATCTTTGTCTGGTTTTGCTTTGCGGTCTGAGATAGAGGGGCTCTTTAGTATAGCTGCTCTCGGCATCCCTTTTGGGGCAGGCAGTGGGCCTGGGTACCTAGGAGACCCAGGTGCGTCATGAGACCTCCCAGGACTTGCTACAGGCTCGCATCCTTCGTCtctcacctctggcctccatccaACTCAAGCTGCCGCGGCCTTAGTTAAGGATCTTCTTACGCTGTGCTCTGGAGCTGTCCCTTCCCTCTTAGCAGTTGTTTGGCCCCGTGTCTGCTGCCCCATGGCTCCATTTTGGTTCTTTCTGAAAACCACATATGACTGGTGTCACTTCCTGTGGAGcagcctcctgcctttgctttcttttcaggcCAGAGTACACTGGTTCCTTTTCTTTAGGGACTTGGTACAAATTTCTTATGTTCTGCCCTAGAAACATCTGTGCTATGGCACCTCTTAGGATCCTTCAATGCGTTGAAAAAGAGTTGGAAATCACCTATTTCTTTCACCTATCTTTCCTGCCTGGTCCTGTTTGCTCCTCCCCCAATGGtgatggggttgggggaggtgcGGAACCGGTCTGGGTGCTGCTAAGGTTGCTGCATTTTGTAGGTAGAAGCTGCCAGAGCCCTGGTTTGATCCCTCTGGGACCCTCCCATGTGGACTGCATGGGTTCTGGTGACAGCTAGCCAGCTCGTGGCCAGCCtcttgtctgcttctgcctctgccccaagGTTCTCCTATTCTGGGCTTGGGTGGGACGCCACCCCATGACTTCCCACTCCTTTTTTCCTAGGTGCCCTTCATTGCCAGTGTTAGAAGACGGGGTTCC
This window of the Acomys russatus chromosome 17, mAcoRus1.1, whole genome shotgun sequence genome carries:
- the Shank3 gene encoding SH3 and multiple ankyrin repeat domains protein 3 isoform X4; the encoded protein is MQLNRAAVAAAAAPAEPPEPLSPALAPALAPPGPLPRSAVGGTPAGGQGGPGRRAESPCAPLSAGNSPGPGASTGMDGPGASAVVVRVGIPDLQQTKCLRLDPTAPVWAAKQRVLCALNHSLQDALNYGLFQPPSRGRAGKFLDEERLLQDYPPNLDTPLPYLEFRYKRRVYAQNLIDDKQFAKLHTKANLKKFMDYVQLHSTDKVARLLDKGLDPNFHDPDSGECPLSLAAQLDSATDLLKVLRNGGAHLDFRTRDGLTAVHCATRQRNAGALTTLLDLGASPDYKDSRGLTPLYHSALGGGDALCCELLLHDHAQLGTTDENGWQEIHQACRFGHVQHLEHLLFYGANMGAQNASGNTALHICALYNQESCARVLLFRGANKDVRNYNSQTAFQVAIIAGNFELAEVIKTHKDSDVVPFRETPSYAKRRRLAGPSGLASPRPLQRSASDINLKGDAQPAASPGPTLRSLPHQLLLQRLQEERDHRDRDGEQEKDPGGPSVARGSHNKISPSGPGGSGPAPGPGPASPAPPAPPPRGPKRKLYSAVPGRKFIAVKAHSPQGEGEIPLHRGEAVKVLSIGEGGFWEGTVKGRTGWFPADCVEEVQMRQYDTRHETREDRTKRLFRHYTVGSYDSLTSHSDYVIDDKVAILQKRDHEGFGFVLRGAKAETPIEEFTPTPAFPALQYLESVDVEGVAWRAGLRTGDFLIEVNGVNVVKVGHKQVVALIRQGGNRLVMKVVSVTRKPEEDGARRRAPPPPKRAPSTTLTLRSKSMTAELEELASIRRRKGEKLDEILAVAAEPTLRPDIADADSRAATVKQRPTSRRITPAEISSLFERQGLPGPEKLPGSLRKGIPRTKSVGEDEKLASLLEGRFPRSTSMQDTAREGRGIPPPPQTAPPPPPAPYYFDSGPPPTFSPPPPPGRAYDTVRSSFKPGLEARLGAGAAGLYDSGTPLGPLPYPERQKRARSMIILQDSAPEVGDVPRPAPSATPPERPKRRPRPSGPDSPYANLGAFSASLFAPSKPQRRKSPLVKQLQVEDAQERAALAVGSPGPVGGSFAREPSPTHRGPRPGGLDYGSGEGLGLTFGGPGPGPGKERRLEERRRSTVFLSVGAIEGSPPSADLPSLQPSRSIDERLLGTGPTTGRDLLLPSPVSALKPLVSGPSLGPSGSTFIHPLTGKPLDPSSPLALALAARERALASQTPSRSPTPVHSPDADRPGPLFVDVQTRDSERGPLASPAFSPRSPAWIPVPARREAEKPPREERKSPEDKKSMILSVLDTSLQRPAGLIVVHATSNGQEPSRLGAEEERPGTPELAPAPMQATAVAEPMPSPRAQPPGSIPADPGPGQGSSEEEPELVFAVNLPPAQLSSSDEETREELARIGLVPPPEEFANGILLSTPPPGPGPLPTTVPSPASGKPSSELPPAPESAADSGVEEADTRSSSDPHLETTSTISTVSSMSTLSSESGELTDTHTSFADGHTFLLEKPPVPPKPKLKSPLGKGPVTFRDPLLKQSSDSELMAQQHHAASTGLASAVGPARPRYLFQRRSKLWGDPVESRGLPGPEDDKPTVISELSSRLQQLNKDTRSLGEEPVGGLGSLLDPAKKSPIAAARRPASPSRTNPRKCASWCEV
- the Shank3 gene encoding SH3 and multiple ankyrin repeat domains protein 3 isoform X5, which codes for MQLNRAAVAAAAAPAEPPEPLSPALAPALAPPGPLPRSAVGGTPAGGQGGPGRRAESPCAPLSAGNSPGPGASTGMDGPGASAVVVRVGIPDLQQTKCLRLDPTAPVWAAKQRVLCALNHSLQDALNYGLFQPPSRGRAGKFLDEERLLQDYPPNLDTPLPYLEFRYKRRVYAQNLIDDKQFAKLHTKANLKKFMDYVQLHSTDKVARLLDKGLDPNFHDPDSGECPLSLAAQLDSATDLLKVLRNGGAHLDFRTRDGLTAVHCATRQRNAGALTTLLDLGASPDYKDSRGLTPLYHSALGGGDALCCELLLHDHAQLGTTDENGWQEIHQACRFGHVQHLEHLLFYGANMGAQNASGNTALHICALYNQESCARVLLFRGANKDVRNYNSQTAFQVAIIAGNFELAEVIKTHKDSDVVPFRETPSYAKRRRLAGPSGLASPRPLQRSASDINLKGDAQPAASPGPTLRSLPHQLLLQRLQEERDHRDRDGEQEKDPGGPSVARGSHNKISPSGPGGSGPAPGPGPASPAPPAPPPRGPKRKLYSAVPGRKFIAVKAHSPQGEGEIPLHRGEAVKVLSIGEGGFWEGTVKGRTGWFPADCVEEVQMRQYDTRHETREDRTKRLFRHYTVGSYDSLTSHSDYVIDDKVAILQKRDHEGFGFVLRGAKAETPIEEFTPTPAFPALQYLESVDVEGVAWRAGLRTGDFLIEVNGVNVVKVGHKQVVALIRQGGNRLVMKVVSVTRKPEEDGARRRAPPPPKRAPSTTLTLRSKSMTAELEELASIRRRKGEKLDEILAVAAEPTLRPDIADADSRAATVKQRPTSRRITPAEISSLFERQGLPGPEKLPGSLRKGIPRTKSVGEDEKLASLLEGRFPRSTSMQDTAREGRGIPPPPQTAPPPPPAPYYFDSGPPPTFSPPPPPGRAYDTVRSSFKPGLEARLGAGAAGLYDSGTPLGPLPYPERQKRARSMIILQDSAPEVGDVPRPAPSATPPERPKRRPRPSGPDSPYANLGAFSASLFAPSKPQRRKSPLVKQLQVEDAQERAALAVGSPGPVGGSFAREPSPTHRGPRPGGLDYGSGEGLGLTFGGPGPGPGKERRLEERRRSTVFLSVGAIEGSPPSADLPSLQPSRSIDERLLGTGPTTGRDLLLPSPVSALKPLVSGPSLGPSGSTFIHPLTGKPLDPSSPLALALAARERALASQTPSRSPTPVHSPDADRPGPLFVDVQTRDSERGPLASPAFSPRSPAWIPVPARREAEKPPREERKSPEDKKSMILSVLDTSLQRPAGLIVVHATSNGQEPSRLGAEEERPGTPELAPAPMQATAVAEPMPSPRAQPPGSIPADPGPGQGSSEEEPELVFAVNLPPAQLSSSDEETREELARIGLVPPPEEFANGILLSTPPPGPGPLPTTVPSPASGKPSSELPPAPESAADSGVEEADTRSSSDPHLETTSTISTVSSMSTLSSESGELTDTHTSFADGHTFLLEKPPVPPKPKLKSPLGKGPVTFRDPLLKQSSDSELMAQQHHAASTGLASAVGPARPRYLFQRRSKLWGDPVESRGLPGPEDDKPTVISELSSRLQQLNKDTRSLGEEPVGGLGSLLDPAKKSPIAAARCAVVPSAGCALQQPR